caaactagacacggtagacacgaatttgacgcctttaccgtggctggtgtaaacgcagcataataaTTTGTGAAATCTAAATATATGAAAATTGTACACATTCTTATCttacattacattttacattgtttatttttaattgaaacatttctttaaaaatgtatattttacagaaaaatttGACGCATACAGGTTTGAGTAGCTAAATAATGACAAAACTTATTCAACTATTCCTTAAAAAAACCCGCAAAACCCCAAAAAGACACAATCTGAGAGGCTGGCAATTCTTTTGCTGCTCAAGCAAAACATAATTTCAGCAaaagtatatataaaaaaaatggaaacCATACACCACCTGCACAATAATTATTCTTATGTCTCAAATGCAATAGAAAACGTTTAAAGAGTGGAGGAATTGGAAAATATGATGTCATGAGAAAAATCCCTTACCTTGCATTGTATAGACTGCGACCTCACTGTGGAATAAAGACTCTCAAGAGCataagccaatcagaataagaATAAAGGGAACAGGGGGAAACAAGCTTTCACACAAAACCTAATCCACAGGCTGCTATCAAACAGGCCTGTTCTGCACAAGTATGAGAGGTTGAGAAACTCTCTCGTCCAGCATGTGTGTGAAAGCGAAGGTGTTTGTGAGAGAAAACGaaataagtgtgtgtgtgagtgactGGCATGCTCTTGACCTGAAGCGGTATGCTGCTAATCCTCTGATCAGGATGCCAGGGAGACCGCGGGGCCTCAGACCGGTCCCTGATAAGAGTCCCACTGACAATAATACACCAAGACCCCAGCCCATTTACATCCCACAGGGTGTCTTACACTCACACACTCCACACAGTTTATGTCAGGCCAGGTGAAACTCAGACACTGACATAAggatagtttaaaaaaaactatgcaTAAAAGCTGAAAAGGAGGAAAGGTAGAATTATAGTTAGAAGAAATAATAAAAGAttttacaaacacatttatccaaagtgactatcacattcaaactttactttttaatgTGCATACAGTATGTGTTACCTGGGGAGCGAAAGCCCATTAAAGGACTGTCTGACCATGTGAGAGCattgcatgtatgtgtgtgtgtagaagGTGTAGGGGTAAGTAGCCTTAGACCAGCAGGCAAATACTTACTGTTTGCCTGTTTAAGAGTGGCTGTAGGCCCCAAATCCCTGCACTTTGTTCGAACAAATTGGCAGAAGCCGAGGTCTTGTTTGCCCAGCCTCTTTGGACGGTTGTGGGGAGTGGGTAGCGTGATGAGAGGCGGGTGGTAGAAATCCCATCAAACAGTTATGTTCCTGGTAATAGAAGAAATAGATGCCCTGGTCTGGGAACAGGCCTCTATTAAAAAGAGAGAGGTCTAAAGTAACCAGCAGAAAGACGCATCTGCCTGACCTGACCCtaaagcaagaaaaaaaaagaggGAAACCAGCGCAGATGTCCATGCTATCAGATCACACAACAGGAGCAGAGATGGTAAGTAAAGAAAATTATTTGATTAAAACCGAAAgcacacaaaatgcaaaagCACACGGAATGGGTCTAAATTTTAGCTTATATTAGGCAACTCGcatcaaaaaataaattaaatcattttatgTAGCCCAGCAGGTTCCAAGTCACGCACAAAAAAATCAGATGTggaaccagtggcggccggtgacttctttttcgagggcaaAAGCTTGTCACACTATATAGCCAGTGATGTGTGTGGctcaaaggggtttatgataagagaGACTCTCACGTTTACGTTTGCCAGACACTCACTTAATCTCGTGTGTAAtaagagtttagtgttaagttagtgtcttgcgagtatttcgTGAaagtgagcatctcttttatcataaacatttcgatgcgtgtgcagcaggctcgtattttgacaagacatataatgaacatgacgcaacaaacacatattttgacatgatgaggaGCAACACTtcgaacatatattttgaatttgcgcctctCAGAAAACTCACAGGTCGCCAACTCTGTACAACCACAGCAGTCAAAATGATATAGTTAAAATAAGATCatcaatattatttaaaaaaactcatTTTAGTTTCGTCAAGTTTTCATAGCGCACCTCAATCACGTACCATAACCTGGTTTTCTGTGCGCGCGGCTGCGTGGGTTGCCAGACCTGCGTAACAAAACCTGCCAAGTAGTCAttaaaactagcccaaaagcatccaaGTGAACATTTACAgaccaaatacaaacaactAACGAACAAAATCTTTGGCCCACTGAAAAAATCTTGAGAAAAGTTTCAAAGTAGCCCAATTCTTAACTCCATCTGAAGGACTTGGCAACACATGGATTTCTGCGTCAGTTGTTGTGTTCTCGGTTAGTGTTTTGAATTGGGTTACTACTATTTTGCAGTGCATACGGATTCGGGTTTTGGTGCCGCGattgtaaatgtaaatcaaTACACTAACAATTTaattgttaaaatgtaaactaaatatatatttaagggGTATAGGGCCCCCCTTTGGTATGCATTTATTTgtcttaaagggccatttcacatAACCCATAGTCTAGGAAGTGTGTGTTTATGAAGTCATGCCTCAATAATTAAGTGCGGGTGCTCAGGAAATTAATCTGTGCGAGCAGCTCACAGGTCCCTTTGAGGTGCGTGTAGCCTTGCATGATGCCATATGATGATCGTGCCTGTAACTAGTCATGTGACTAATCCTGTTAGTCCACAACACACccattttttctttctcagtTTCCTTCTCTCATGATCCAGGACACACATTTCCTATTCTCTCTTCACAGTCTATTTAGATAATCTGCCAGTCtactttattcttattttattctaattgtgtgtgtgtgtgtgtgtgtgcgtgcgtgtgtgcgtgcgtgcgtgcgtgtgtgtgcgcgtgtatacgtaagcaataaggtacgagaggctgtgctgtatcgtgaataagtaacggctgaagggcgttgttaggcacgacgcgaagcggagtgcctgcaaccccttcagccgttacttattcacgatacagcacttgcctcgagtaccttattgcttttataaaacggttacaccacaatattaaagtaaaaaaaatattagtgcaactttcatgaagttaaattaataaaagcattccttccgctagaaaaaatagtccctgactgcgaaaaacaacatgaaagttcaaataaaaacaacaaactgttttcagactttgtctcattatatgtttatgtgttgctaagggtgttgctaagggcgcagtgatattaaatagaaccgttgggtgaagcggtcatagcagtgttttattgcgaATAAAGCacaactattgaccaatcagaatcaaggattggaactaaccgttttataaagggtatataaaaaataacattataaaaattataacaTTACAACAATCAGTGACTAATCATTTATAACTATtgagaaaataacatttaagaTATATTAAGATACTtcaaatgtattatattatcATATTTATCCAAATATGAAATTGTTGGTCACTGATTGTTCCATCATTTAGCATTTGACTAAGTTTCGGTGACAACTTATGAACAACTAGCCACAGATAttattttgaaagaaaaaatgttcactttatttttcaattgaTGTGTTGTATTAGGTTGGTACACCTTTTCCCTTTCCCTGGTACAAGTTTCCCCTTAAATtaattcaaagttaaatacatttataaagatTTCAAAACTAACCTTAAAGCTTCACGTATTTCACATTTTCCATTACAGAACAGATTTGTCAATAACACCGATTAAGCCTTCATTGTACAGTCCTAGCCTATAACTGAACTTAAGCCCTTATTACGGAGACAGAGATCGCCCTCTACTGAACATCCTGCAAAATACTATATATCAAGGTTGATTAATAATGTCTGAGAAACTTGCCTGATGCAGATGCAACATGCTTGAAAAGCAATGTTCCATTTAGCAAACATGATAACACTATTATAGAAATGGGTAGCAAGCTGAATGAATTTTCACTTCCCGCTGAGCTTTAGGACATTTTTCACCATGGCACCAATCCCGTCAAAGATCAAGTGTAACTTGGTATCACACATGAATGCAGGTGTGGTCACCACCTTATTCTTCGGATCCACATGGGCTTCGTAAGGATCAAAGGTCAAGGATAAATCAGCCATATGGAAAACAAAAATGCCTTGaaatttttaataacatttacaGATTAGACGAGATGAGAACAGAAGATGAGATGGGAGGGGAAGAGAATAGAAGAATAGAATAAAATGGGTCTACTCTGTACTGGTAGGATATGGTGACTTCTTTAACTGTATGTTTGGCTCCCAGAGCAGTAATAGCTTGTGTAGTACCAGCATATGGCCACTTTCCACCTTCTTCCTCCTCATGACCCACTGTCACATCAACACCAGAAAGAACCTTTGCTGCCAGCACTGGAGATATACAGCACAACCTGGGCACCACAAAACAAGGCATCAGTGGCATAAGAATACATAAGCAatgccttaacattttttgtctcTCAATCTGACATCCAGATTACTTACCCAATCGGCTTTCCAGCCTTATGGAAGTCTTTTAAAACCCGTTCCACCTCCACATTTACTTTACAATCTATCCCATCAACAGCAAATGATGACCTGTTTATTGGAAAGatatagaaaataattacagAAGGATGAGCACATAAAAAGCAGCACTACAACAGAACAAGAATGTATCTCAGaggcaaataaaataaaaatgttttatgatcGAGTTTatctataatattttaaaagacagGAAAAAAGGATTTTTGCCCTTAAGCATTCAAACTTACAGGTTTTTAGCTGCGCCAAAACCACCAGGGAAGATGACAGCATCATGATTACTAGCATTGAGTTTCGCCAGGTCTGTGATGTTTCCCCTGGCGATACGCGCCGACTCTGACAAAACATTTCTAATATATCAACAGaagtaaaaagaaataataaataaaaaccattTTGTGGACAACATTTTAAAGGAATTGCAAATTGTATTTGCAATTGAGTTTTTTCCTGTGGCTTAAAAACTGTGACATACATAGTTCAAACGCAAATgggaaattaaaagtttttaattaaaaatgattATACATTAAAGATTATACATTATGTTCATGACTTAAAAACCTGAACTTTTTTAACATTgcataaaacatgtttatacAAGAACATTGTAGATGGGGCTTTACCTTGACTCTTTATCTACAGGCTGA
This genomic interval from Misgurnus anguillicaudatus chromosome 17, ASM2758022v2, whole genome shotgun sequence contains the following:
- the gatd3 gene encoding glutamine amidotransferase-like class 1 domain-containing protein 3, mitochondrial isoform X2; the protein is MSSVSAMFTVRSLLRSAHIRYALAAQFHATSHCTGAKVAVVLSGCGVYDGTEVHEASANVLSESARIARGNITDLAKLNASNHDAVIFPGGFGAAKNLSSFAVDGIDCKVNVEVERVLKDFHKAGKPIGLCCISPVLAAKVLSGVDVTVGHEEEEGGKWPYAGTTQAITALGAKHTVKEVTEAHVDPKNKVVTTPAFMCDTKLHLIFDGIGAMVKNVLKLSGK
- the gatd3 gene encoding glutamine amidotransferase-like class 1 domain-containing protein 3, mitochondrial isoform X1 translates to MSSVSAMFTVRSLLRSAHIRYALAAQFHATSHCTGAKVAVVLSGCGVYDGTEVHEASAILVHLSRGGAEVQMFAPDVPQMHVIDHSKGQPVDKESRNVLSESARIARGNITDLAKLNASNHDAVIFPGGFGAAKNLSSFAVDGIDCKVNVEVERVLKDFHKAGKPIGLCCISPVLAAKVLSGVDVTVGHEEEEGGKWPYAGTTQAITALGAKHTVKEVTEAHVDPKNKVVTTPAFMCDTKLHLIFDGIGAMVKNVLKLSGK